ttaaatcatttttatatcctataaattaaatataggtatttaaaattataggaattagatatataataaaaattataggaattaaataaaattaatatttaagatatttaataattcttttataaaaaaaaactaaaaaatttaattttatatgatatataaatatgaaaaattactatttaatttttatagtatatgAGAGTTTCTCacgttgatttttttattttaaaaagtatattaaaatatttataatattttaaaaaaattatttattagtatttctattgattttaatcattaaatattgtaaaaaaatttaaaatattactgatacaaaatgattaattaatatatttttttaaaatttgaaagatgagttaataaattttttaaaagtataaaaactgaatagtgaaataattaattgtaaaattaatgAATGGACTAATTAGtaggttttttaaaatataaaaaatattttaatatatcctTTTAAAATTAAGACACTAAGTACcgtatcataaaaattaagtaataattatttataaaaatattttaattaaataattttaaattaaaaataaattagtaaatttttaaaaatttaataataattttctgtAAATAAATCGAAGAAGTATCCAAATATATGATTTTCTTATAAAGTGATTGGAATTGATTAATTccttgaataaaatttaattatgttgCGTTATAAGAATCATTTCAAAGAGTTGTGATTATcttatttatattctaattaaTACCACTTATCCCTTTCATTATGTTcaatgtataaaaatatattttaaaagtttattattCTTAATCAGTTTCAATTAAGTGGTAGCTTTTCTAAATATTTCCAGACAGCCAAATTCAAGAAGGATTCTTTTTCAGGCTATTAGTCTATATTTATACACATAATTTcaatctaatttttatttaaatcagattcatacagatttaatatataaaaattattattgttatttattgtcatattacataattttatattttatttattttttatttgtataatATATCTGATTTAGATTTGTATCCTATTAAGTCAGACACACGTACATGCACCCATTTTAATTAATCATTGTAACTTAGGCATTTTTGTTTGTTAAATTTTCATAGCATCAACTTTTCAATGGGTGCACTTCCATACAATAAATTTGCATTTTCTCCTTCTAGTTTGCAACTGCTGGTGCTGCTGAAAGCAAGTAAACCCATTACAATTCTTATGCTGTTGTGCTTGTAAATTTTTCATGTCTAAAATTGTTGGAACTTGAATGGTAACTCCTTTCCAACAGCTAGCGGGAGGAGTTTATGCAGTGTAACTGCTAATGAAACTCCCAGCAAAATGGAAGAATCTTCCAATGATGAAAAGATGCAGGAGCCAGATACACTTCCTGTGCTTTCTGAGAAGCGAAAGGCTCTCTTTGAACCATTGGAACCAGTAACCAATATCAATGGCAAACGACCATCAGCCgagtcccttcttcctccaccaGATTTTGACTCAGCAAGCTATCCCAAAGGTTGGCTAATTGGAAAGAAGCGAAAGCTTGTTAACATAGATGTCGTCGAGAGCATGAGGAGGATTGCCATTCAGGAAATGAACAGAAAGGTATTTGCTTCCCATTCATTGCAGGTTGCATGTGCACaacgtgtatatatatatatatatataatcattggATGTTCGTTTCAGGACCGGGAAATTAATGGCCTAAATGAGCAGTTGGAAGAGGATGCAAGGTGTCTAGAACACCTGCAACTCCAGCTTCTGCAAGAACGAAGTAAACGTGCCAATGTTGAGAGAGAGAACGCAATGCTGCAAGACCAAATATCCATGCTGATGAACATGctagaggaaaatgaacaaaTGGGTGATGAAGGCCCTGATGAACCTTAAATGGCAGCTTCATCTTCTGCTTTATTCTTTTGCAAGTTTGTTTGAAGGGTTAGAAGGAATCTTCAATGAAATGTATATATATGCCATGATATAGTTTGTATTTCCTTGTGCATGATTGATGTTGTTTGCCAAATTTTTCTTCAAGCTAATTGTGAGCTACAATGTGATGGACAACAGGATTTCAATCTCCAAATATCAGAAAAGTTGATGAAAATTAGTCTTGCAATTCAGAGACAGTGATTGAAGAGTTAAGATTACAGAAGTCTGTAGAGACAAAAGCACTACTATTCATCTGCTATAAACAATAAACATGTCTTGATCCTTCATCAACCTGGAGCTTCTACAATTCACAGAAACTAGACTTTTGAAGACAGCAGAATCCATCATGTTTTTTCATTTCTTGATCTGAATCTCCCTACGTGTTATAAAAAAGTTTTGGGAGAGAATCGATCCTTGGGAGATCAAGCAGCAGCTCCCCAAATGAATCCTTGCTTGATGTAGTTGGTGCCTGCTCGCAGCTGGAAATACTATCGGACAGATCTTTGGGCACCGGAAAACTTTCCACGAATTTATCCAGGCAGGCTGCTCTGCTGATGGATTTATTTTCACCTATGCTTCCATCATCATCTACTTCAAGATCAATGAAACTCTTAGTCTGCAAATTTCCTGCTGACGCAAGATCTCTCTCTAATAGGCAGCAAAGAGAATCAACCCTTGGCATGAGGTGCTGCTCATCTGATGCTGATACAAGTTGAGAGTCACTAAGCAAGAACTCAGTGATCTCCTCTAGAATGTCACTGTTCTTTGCATTGTCATGTGAAATTCTAGGATTGCAAGGTGTCATCTGTTCTGAAATGCACTGTTCAAGGTGGTTCTCTGGGCCGCTCGTCGACATGAATGGCTGGAATCCAGGCACCTTAATTTGATCCCAATAGCTAGGTAACCTCTCTGTTTTCAAACTAATGGTTGCTTCAGTTGCTTCAGTTGCATCAGTATTCATCACTACAAATGATAAACAAGATATACCAGCAAGGAGATTACGTTCCATACAAAAATAACAAACATCAACTTCAAATATAAATGGCGAAGCTACTCAATCTCCCATCCTGACAAATGATTCTTTGACTTGAATCATTTGTAAACAGGTGAAGCATTGGGGCAAAGATTCAGTAATGAGGTCACTATTCATTCAAATTACTAATGGACACATCCGCA
This sequence is a window from Manihot esculenta cultivar AM560-2 chromosome 4, M.esculenta_v8, whole genome shotgun sequence. Protein-coding genes within it:
- the LOC110613330 gene encoding protein HEADING DATE REPRESSOR 1 codes for the protein MEKKKEYSNKDGFFPVSSPRVSWKPPRTSASGRSLCSVTANETPSKMEESSNDEKMQEPDTLPVLSEKRKALFEPLEPVTNINGKRPSAESLLPPPDFDSASYPKGWLIGKKRKLVNIDVVESMRRIAIQEMNRKDREINGLNEQLEEDARCLEHLQLQLLQERSKRANVERENAMLQDQISMLMNMLEENEQMGDEGPDEP